In a genomic window of Halalkalicoccus sp. CG83:
- a CDS encoding potassium transporter TrkA yields the protein MTDVALAELVVDAARILGPAALSGAVAAGAAVGYRWYARDRIPRRLAVLIGLSAVAAWLNTLVALRQYLDPATDPFDASAALVTVTTFVVAGVAAGGGRYLGDRLARESSVLAGSRSVEGDVSPLVRAVGRVIALELPVTINDVEGYDPVREELRESLAGTTMLFPRGLTVAELEERLAARLREDYDVGRVDVDLSADGRVEYLALGRRAAGVGPTLPPGHVAVALRADPAPEASPGDAVELWIDDPPERVARGELRGVTEGVATVAVREDDAGLDRERPYRIVTRSAARRPDRTFATLLRTADETVGISTVQAGSVLVGRDVGSIGATVAAIRTADGDLEALPAPTRSLAAGETIHVIGRPEALRRLESRASTEAV from the coding sequence GTGACCGACGTCGCGCTCGCCGAACTCGTCGTGGACGCGGCCCGGATTCTCGGTCCTGCGGCGCTCTCGGGGGCGGTCGCAGCGGGGGCGGCCGTCGGCTACCGGTGGTACGCCCGCGATCGGATCCCGAGGCGGCTCGCGGTCCTGATCGGGCTGTCGGCGGTCGCGGCGTGGCTGAACACGCTCGTCGCGCTGCGCCAGTACCTGGACCCCGCGACCGACCCGTTCGACGCGAGCGCGGCGCTGGTGACCGTCACGACGTTCGTCGTCGCCGGCGTGGCCGCCGGGGGTGGCCGGTACCTCGGCGATCGGCTCGCGCGCGAATCGAGCGTGCTCGCGGGTTCGCGTTCGGTCGAGGGAGATGTAAGCCCGCTCGTCCGCGCCGTCGGACGCGTGATCGCCCTCGAACTCCCCGTGACCATCAACGACGTCGAGGGCTACGACCCCGTCCGCGAGGAGCTCCGCGAGTCGCTCGCCGGCACGACCATGCTCTTCCCGCGCGGGCTGACGGTCGCCGAACTCGAGGAGCGTCTGGCCGCGCGGCTGCGGGAGGACTACGACGTCGGCCGCGTTGACGTCGACCTCTCCGCCGACGGGCGCGTCGAGTACCTGGCGCTCGGGCGTCGGGCGGCGGGCGTGGGGCCGACGCTCCCGCCGGGACACGTGGCGGTCGCGCTGCGGGCCGATCCGGCGCCGGAGGCGAGCCCGGGCGACGCCGTGGAGCTCTGGATCGACGACCCCCCCGAACGCGTCGCGAGGGGCGAGCTCCGCGGCGTGACGGAGGGCGTGGCGACCGTTGCAGTCAGGGAGGACGACGCCGGACTCGATCGAGAGCGCCCGTACCGGATCGTGACGCGCTCGGCCGCCCGACGCCCCGACCGGACGTTCGCGACGCTGCTTCGCACAGCCGACGAGACGGTCGGGATCAGTACCGTGCAGGCCGGAAGCGTGCTCGTCGGACGCGACGTCGGATCGATCGGAGCAACGGTCGCCGCGATCCGCACGGCCGATGGCGATCTGGAGGCGCTCCCCGCGCCGACGCGGTCGCTCGCGGCGGGGGAGACGATCCACGTGATCGGACGACCGGAAGCACTTCGACGGCTCGAGTCGAGGGCCAGTACCGAAGCCGTGTAG
- a CDS encoding TrmB family transcriptional regulator, whose protein sequence is MSTSELTFEQTSAAERTLPDEIDSTGSKLVYLYLHTTDEATIDELQSSLRMRQLALFPYLETLTNEGLVERDGERYVCCA, encoded by the coding sequence ATGAGCACATCAGAACTCACATTCGAGCAAACGTCCGCTGCCGAACGCACCCTGCCCGACGAGATCGACTCGACCGGATCGAAGCTGGTCTACCTCTACCTCCACACCACCGACGAGGCGACGATCGACGAGCTTCAGAGCTCGCTCCGCATGAGGCAGCTCGCGCTGTTCCCCTACCTCGAGACGCTGACGAACGAGGGCCTCGTCGAGCGCGACGGCGAGCGGTACGTCTGCTGCGCCTGA
- a CDS encoding DUF5802 family protein: MFEPFSRSYYVGRLLVEPHDGEHAAMRRDQHELVNEQLYATGDGVERLDHPLVMKVDQQHFAVHGEDGLPENTLVLPRSRITKRDVDSLPAPREVLLAKAEKAGQLLGIFSTQAAGR; the protein is encoded by the coding sequence ATGTTCGAACCGTTCTCCCGGAGCTACTACGTGGGGCGTCTCCTCGTCGAACCGCACGACGGCGAGCACGCAGCCATGCGCCGCGACCAACACGAACTGGTGAACGAACAGCTCTACGCCACGGGCGACGGTGTAGAGCGGCTCGATCACCCCCTCGTGATGAAGGTCGACCAGCAGCACTTCGCCGTCCACGGCGAGGACGGCCTGCCGGAGAACACGCTCGTGCTTCCCCGTTCGCGGATCACGAAGCGAGACGTCGACTCGCTGCCAGCCCCGCGGGAGGTGCTGCTCGCGAAGGCGGAGAAGGCCGGACAGCTGCTCGGCATCTTTTCGACGCAGGCTGCCGGAAGATAA
- a CDS encoding DUF1405 domain-containing protein, whose translation MIGRRHARYYLENAPSLVWLVALNAAAMLVGVRFYVETMPGVFTFLWPLYADSPTALFLVTLSLATLFANLGRPLEEVAHNRVLAYLHTLAFVWLVKYGLWTVVALHLGFWQYFPSLNDYWFIVLTHLAFVLEAYLIPHYGRTTPGALVLALVLLLANDLYDYGFGYHPPLEYDPGLTLALATVALSVASVALAARAFDRLGPAGASD comes from the coding sequence ATGATCGGCCGACGGCACGCGCGCTACTATCTCGAGAACGCGCCCAGCCTCGTCTGGCTCGTAGCCCTCAACGCCGCCGCCATGCTCGTCGGGGTTCGCTTCTACGTCGAGACGATGCCCGGGGTGTTCACCTTCCTCTGGCCCCTCTACGCCGACTCGCCGACGGCACTGTTCCTGGTGACGCTCTCGCTGGCGACGCTGTTCGCGAACCTCGGCCGCCCGCTCGAGGAGGTCGCACACAACCGCGTGCTCGCCTACCTCCACACCCTGGCGTTCGTCTGGCTCGTCAAGTACGGACTCTGGACGGTCGTCGCGCTGCATCTCGGCTTCTGGCAGTACTTCCCCTCGCTCAACGACTACTGGTTCATCGTCCTCACGCATCTCGCGTTCGTACTGGAGGCCTACCTCATTCCGCACTACGGCCGGACGACCCCCGGCGCGCTCGTGCTCGCGCTCGTCCTCCTGCTCGCGAACGACCTCTACGACTACGGCTTCGGCTACCACCCGCCGCTGGAGTACGATCCCGGACTGACGCTGGCGCTCGCGACCGTCGCGCTCTCGGTCGCGTCGGTGGCGCTCGCCGCCCGGGCGTTCGATCGGCTCGGGCCGGCGGGCGCAAGCGACTGA
- a CDS encoding YihY/virulence factor BrkB family protein, producing MARLSDALEFVMTVARAADEHDIKYPAATFAYYAFVSFVPLLLLVLVIVGERFAGRVYTAAPRFLTPDAQRLVYEATTNASGRIGVAVLATVVLVWSGVNVALDFQTVFERIEGTDEDRPADRLRNGGIALGSLCLAILSIVLISILFSLPSFGPLVAITASIVLFGALAAAFLPLYYAPSRLLTSPSAALPGALTAAFGWTVLHGVVLFFARNAGRYAIYGVLSGILVILTTLYIAAFVLMTGIIVNAILADAEVERSS from the coding sequence ATGGCTCGCTTGTCCGACGCCCTCGAATTCGTCATGACCGTCGCCCGGGCAGCGGACGAGCACGACATCAAATACCCCGCGGCCACGTTCGCGTACTACGCGTTCGTTTCGTTCGTTCCGCTGCTCCTGCTCGTCCTCGTGATCGTCGGTGAGCGGTTCGCCGGTCGGGTCTACACTGCAGCACCTCGATTTCTCACGCCCGACGCCCAACGATTGGTCTACGAGGCGACGACGAACGCTTCGGGGCGGATCGGCGTAGCGGTGCTCGCGACCGTAGTGCTCGTCTGGAGCGGCGTGAACGTCGCCCTCGACTTCCAGACGGTGTTCGAGCGGATCGAGGGTACGGACGAGGATCGCCCCGCCGACCGGCTTCGTAACGGCGGTATCGCCCTCGGATCGCTCTGCTTGGCGATCCTCTCGATCGTCCTGATCAGCATCCTCTTCAGCCTGCCATCGTTCGGCCCGCTCGTCGCGATCACCGCCTCGATCGTCCTGTTCGGCGCGCTCGCGGCGGCGTTCCTCCCGCTCTACTACGCCCCCTCACGGCTGTTGACCTCACCCTCGGCGGCGCTACCCGGCGCGCTCACCGCCGCGTTCGGATGGACGGTCCTGCACGGCGTCGTTCTGTTCTTCGCCAGGAACGCGGGCCGGTACGCGATTTACGGCGTCCTCAGCGGAATTCTCGTCATCCTCACGACCCTCTATATCGCCGCCTTCGTGCTCATGACGGGCATCATCGTCAACGCGATCCTCGCGGACGCCGAGGTCGAGCGTTCGTCGTAG
- a CDS encoding ubiquitin-like small modifier protein 1, with product MEWKLFADLAELADGKRIAVDAGPGDTVGDALEALLATRPALEERVLDEQGDLEEHVNLLRNGRNVFTQEEGLGTELEEGDELALFPPVSGGSDRR from the coding sequence ATGGAGTGGAAGCTGTTCGCCGACCTGGCGGAGCTGGCCGACGGGAAACGTATCGCCGTCGACGCCGGGCCGGGAGACACCGTCGGCGACGCGCTCGAGGCGCTCCTCGCGACACGGCCGGCGCTGGAGGAGCGCGTCCTCGACGAGCAGGGCGACCTCGAGGAGCACGTCAACCTGCTCAGAAACGGGAGAAACGTCTTCACGCAGGAGGAAGGTCTCGGGACCGAACTCGAGGAGGGCGACGAGCTCGCGCTGTTCCCTCCGGTCAGCGGCGGGTCCGATCGGCGGTGA
- a CDS encoding Vms1/Ankzf1 family peptidyl-tRNA hydrolase: MFDDLLGRSGLRARIDELEEERERLEGRLEGERERRREAVRDRQAADERVNRLEDRIADLEGRLERTDEEAEPAFRGVESLRGERTREVLRRLGSLRTAEEGTLTAMVEEELPDAVAEAFGEHAALLARAAPCLVARDDAGLLSSALVPPIRPEPFVIWSDAVELERGWFVPEGEFAFALVRSDLFALGEYEGRERRSLTTFESDVKGDHSKGGFSQGRFERRRDAQIDEHLERCEEAITDRGADRLIVVGQRTLLKGFAEEAIETRPIDATGKPAAALDRAFHEFWTTRLYQV; this comes from the coding sequence ATGTTCGACGACCTGCTCGGCCGGAGCGGGCTGAGGGCGCGGATCGACGAACTCGAGGAGGAGCGCGAGCGACTCGAGGGCCGTCTCGAGGGCGAGCGCGAGCGTCGTCGTGAGGCGGTGCGCGACCGACAGGCGGCCGACGAGCGGGTCAACCGCCTCGAGGACCGGATCGCCGACCTCGAGGGGCGACTCGAACGCACGGACGAGGAGGCCGAACCGGCGTTCCGCGGCGTAGAGAGCCTACGGGGCGAGCGGACCCGCGAAGTGCTCCGCCGCCTCGGGAGCCTCCGAACCGCGGAGGAGGGAACCCTCACGGCGATGGTCGAGGAGGAACTCCCGGACGCGGTGGCCGAGGCGTTCGGCGAGCACGCCGCGCTCCTCGCGCGGGCCGCCCCCTGTCTCGTCGCCCGCGACGACGCCGGCCTGCTGAGTAGCGCGCTCGTCCCGCCGATCCGTCCGGAGCCGTTCGTGATCTGGAGCGACGCCGTCGAACTCGAGCGAGGGTGGTTCGTCCCCGAGGGCGAGTTCGCGTTCGCGCTGGTACGCTCGGACCTGTTCGCGCTGGGCGAGTACGAGGGCCGCGAGCGGCGCTCGCTGACGACCTTCGAGAGCGACGTCAAGGGCGATCACTCGAAGGGCGGGTTCTCGCAGGGGCGTTTCGAGCGCAGGCGCGACGCCCAGATCGACGAACACCTCGAGCGCTGCGAGGAGGCGATCACCGATCGAGGAGCCGACCGGCTGATCGTGGTCGGTCAGCGCACGCTGTTGAAGGGGTTCGCGGAGGAGGCGATCGAAACCCGTCCGATCGACGCGACCGGTAAGCCCGCGGCGGCGCTCGATCGGGCGTTCCACGAGTTCTGGACCACTCGACTGTATCAGGTCTGA
- a CDS encoding GNAT family N-acetyltransferase, with translation MDLTLREARPEDHEAVTAFTRETWPDREMGDYLPDVYPEWIEGEGKYTPLVEIDGDLAGIAQCVSLSEREAWCQGMRVAPDYRGEGVARRLTRALFEWARERGALVARNMVFSWNTPSLSLSRTVGFDPAAEFRWARPEPDPDAEPDLAVTDDPDTTWQAWTASDARGHLEGLALDLDESWALSELSLGDLRRAADETSVFAVRGDGLRAMSYRARDYERDGENGTERWAVYGVGAWDDLPAGRALFDAIRRDAAAIGADRTRVLIPETPRFVTDAAVARTGVSEEPDFVFAADLTADRTRR, from the coding sequence ATGGATCTGACGCTCCGCGAGGCCCGCCCCGAGGATCACGAGGCCGTCACGGCGTTCACCCGCGAGACCTGGCCCGATCGGGAGATGGGTGACTACCTGCCGGACGTCTACCCCGAGTGGATCGAGGGCGAGGGGAAGTACACGCCCCTCGTCGAGATAGACGGCGACCTCGCGGGGATCGCCCAGTGTGTGTCCCTCTCCGAGCGCGAGGCGTGGTGTCAGGGGATGCGCGTCGCTCCCGACTACCGCGGCGAGGGGGTCGCCCGCCGGCTCACGCGCGCGCTGTTCGAGTGGGCGCGCGAGCGTGGCGCGCTCGTCGCGCGCAACATGGTGTTCTCGTGGAACACGCCCAGTTTGAGTCTCTCGCGGACGGTCGGGTTCGATCCGGCGGCCGAGTTTCGGTGGGCACGTCCCGAGCCCGACCCCGATGCCGAACCCGACCTCGCGGTCACCGACGACCCGGACACCACCTGGCAGGCGTGGACCGCGAGCGACGCCCGCGGCCATCTGGAGGGACTCGCGCTCGATCTCGACGAGTCGTGGGCGCTCTCGGAGCTCTCTCTAGGGGATCTCCGACGGGCGGCCGACGAGACGAGCGTCTTCGCCGTCCGCGGCGACGGGCTCCGGGCGATGAGCTATCGGGCACGCGACTACGAGCGCGACGGGGAGAACGGAACCGAGCGCTGGGCGGTCTACGGCGTCGGCGCCTGGGACGACCTCCCGGCTGGCCGCGCGCTGTTCGACGCGATCCGGCGGGACGCCGCGGCGATCGGCGCGGATCGGACGCGGGTGTTGATCCCCGAGACTCCCCGGTTCGTCACGGACGCGGCCGTCGCCCGGACGGGTGTCTCGGAGGAGCCCGATTTCGTCTTCGCCGCGGACCTCACCGCCGATCGGACCCGCCGCTGA
- a CDS encoding FxLYD domain-containing protein, whose protein sequence is MTENVHPTRRRFLALTGAGATTALVGCTGSSGSGSSPGYRNGEVDVPSDATPRNAEETAAAQAAAGTQANQNVSAMDDLEIADHAFAYEDGYTGSTVQGVIENTGNDRMDTVEVRVRVYNSDDQQLGRYVASTGDLGGGSSWSFQVILLESPADIASYDVAVLGLPA, encoded by the coding sequence ATGACCGAGAACGTCCACCCGACCCGCCGCCGGTTTCTCGCGCTGACCGGAGCGGGGGCCACGACCGCGCTCGTGGGCTGTACCGGCAGCAGCGGCAGCGGGAGCAGCCCGGGGTACCGGAACGGCGAGGTCGACGTCCCGAGCGACGCGACCCCACGCAACGCCGAGGAGACGGCGGCCGCCCAGGCCGCCGCGGGGACCCAGGCGAACCAGAACGTCTCGGCGATGGACGACCTCGAGATCGCTGACCACGCCTTCGCCTACGAGGACGGCTACACCGGTTCGACCGTGCAAGGCGTGATCGAGAACACCGGAAACGATCGGATGGACACCGTCGAGGTCCGCGTGCGCGTCTACAACAGCGACGACCAGCAACTCGGCCGCTACGTCGCCAGCACCGGCGACCTCGGCGGTGGCTCGTCGTGGAGCTTCCAGGTGATCCTCCTCGAGTCACCCGCCGACATCGCGAGCTACGACGTCGCGGTGCTGGGCCTTCCCGCCTGA
- a CDS encoding ArsR/SmtB family transcription factor produces MDSAALLDLLGNENRRRILRLLSQKPCYVTEISDYLGVSPKAVIDHLRKLEKAGLVESRTDEKRRKYFHIARHLRLEVNVSPYGFASKSAYPTSSGLDMSSSCRHLSINVTCQDDADVCELAGELRKLEELENELSLAQRRVQGRIGEIHERISDTIGDPENSRLYAAVLSAIDSGAADLETIAEEARVPEPVAEDALSILADHGVVRRADDGWALDPA; encoded by the coding sequence ATGGACTCAGCGGCGCTGCTCGATCTCCTGGGCAACGAGAACCGCAGACGGATCCTGCGGCTGCTCTCGCAGAAGCCCTGTTACGTCACGGAGATCTCCGACTACCTCGGCGTCAGCCCCAAGGCGGTGATCGACCACCTCCGAAAGCTCGAGAAGGCGGGGCTCGTCGAGAGCCGGACCGACGAGAAGCGCCGCAAGTACTTCCACATCGCCCGGCACCTCCGCCTCGAGGTCAACGTCTCTCCCTATGGCTTCGCCTCGAAGAGCGCCTACCCCACCAGCTCGGGCCTCGACATGTCCAGTTCCTGTCGGCATCTCTCGATCAACGTCACCTGCCAGGACGACGCCGACGTCTGTGAGCTGGCTGGCGAGCTACGGAAGCTCGAGGAGCTCGAGAACGAGCTCTCGCTCGCCCAGCGGCGCGTTCAGGGCCGCATCGGCGAGATCCACGAGCGGATCAGCGACACGATCGGCGACCCCGAGAACAGCCGGCTGTACGCCGCGGTGCTCTCGGCGATCGACAGCGGGGCGGCGGACCTCGAGACGATCGCCGAGGAGGCGCGGGTCCCCGAACCCGTCGCCGAGGACGCGCTCTCGATCCTCGCCGACCACGGCGTCGTCCGCCGGGCCGACGACGGCTGGGCGCTCGATCCCGCCTAG
- the gatD gene encoding Glu-tRNA(Gln) amidotransferase subunit GatD, which produces MNANAGDRVRAERADRRYEGVVLPSSTPEHLVLKLDGGYNVGIDREAATVERLEADVHEIGEESESEESEVEFDDDLPTIALISTGGTIASTVDYRTGAVTARFDAEDVLRAVPDLAGLANYRGRVVANILSENMTPDVWRDLARAVYEEIESGADGVVVMHGTDTMQFSASALAFMLETPVPVVFTGSQRSADRPSSDNVMNAVCAVEAAKGDVAEVLVCMHATESDDRCALHRGTRVRKNHTSRRSAFETVGARPLGEVDYATREVTVRREHAERDERQLSLSPDLEPDVGLLKYTPGMGPEALAVYEGSAGLVIEGTGLGHVHTDWIPRIAELVESGTPVVMTSQCLEGRVCDRVYDTGRDLLEAGVVEAGNTLPGTAKVKLMWVLANADDPEGAMHESIAGELTDRSVPWI; this is translated from the coding sequence ATGAACGCGAACGCTGGCGACCGCGTCCGCGCCGAGCGCGCGGATCGACGCTACGAGGGCGTGGTGCTGCCCTCCTCGACGCCCGAGCACCTCGTGTTGAAGCTCGACGGCGGCTACAACGTGGGCATCGACCGCGAGGCGGCGACGGTCGAACGGCTCGAGGCCGACGTCCACGAGATCGGCGAGGAGAGCGAGAGCGAGGAGAGCGAGGTCGAGTTCGACGACGACCTCCCCACGATCGCGCTGATCAGTACGGGAGGAACGATCGCCTCCACCGTCGACTACCGTACGGGCGCGGTCACGGCTCGGTTCGACGCCGAGGACGTCCTCAGAGCGGTGCCGGACCTCGCAGGGCTCGCGAACTACCGCGGGCGCGTGGTGGCGAACATCCTCTCGGAGAACATGACCCCCGACGTCTGGCGCGACCTCGCTCGGGCGGTGTACGAGGAGATCGAGTCCGGCGCCGACGGCGTCGTCGTGATGCACGGCACCGACACGATGCAGTTCAGCGCCTCGGCGCTGGCGTTCATGCTCGAGACGCCCGTCCCGGTGGTCTTCACGGGCAGCCAGCGCTCCGCGGACCGGCCCTCCTCGGACAACGTGATGAACGCCGTCTGTGCGGTCGAGGCCGCGAAGGGCGACGTCGCGGAGGTGCTCGTCTGCATGCACGCCACGGAAAGCGACGACCGGTGTGCGCTCCATCGCGGGACACGGGTTCGAAAAAACCACACCTCGCGTCGGAGCGCCTTCGAGACGGTCGGCGCGCGCCCGCTCGGCGAGGTCGACTACGCCACTCGCGAGGTCACGGTCCGGCGCGAGCACGCCGAGCGGGACGAGCGACAGCTCTCGCTCTCGCCCGATCTCGAGCCCGACGTCGGACTCCTGAAGTACACCCCCGGGATGGGGCCGGAGGCGCTCGCGGTCTACGAGGGAAGTGCGGGCCTCGTGATCGAGGGCACGGGACTGGGCCACGTCCACACCGACTGGATCCCGCGGATCGCCGAACTGGTCGAGTCGGGGACGCCGGTGGTGATGACCAGCCAGTGTCTCGAGGGGCGGGTCTGCGATCGGGTCTACGACACCGGTCGCGACCTGCTCGAGGCGGGCGTCGTCGAGGCGGGTAATACCCTGCCTGGAACGGCGAAGGTGAAGCTGATGTGGGTACTCGCGAACGCCGACGACCCCGAGGGGGCGATGCACGAGTCGATCGCGGGCGAGCTCACCGATCGCTCGGTGCCATGGATCTGA
- a CDS encoding DUF1611 domain-containing protein, whose amino-acid sequence MQVAILAHEKFPDRAKTAVGVLRYGDYDVTAVLDRDRAGDRVAEHVPDVPDAPIVEGMADVEEADALLIGIAPIGGGLDESWRADVENALSRGCDVISGLHYFLEDDPEFVELAEENDCELWDVRKPDEDLAVSRGVAREVDAEVVLTVGTDCSVGKMTVSFELQRAAEERGIDSAVIPTGQTGIMIEGWGNPIDRVISDFTAGAVEEMIVEKGDEHDYLFVEGQGSIVHPAYSAVTCGILHGAMPDSLVLCHAAGREEIHGYEEFSIPPIESYVDLYEGLAAPVNEAGVAAGALNTREIYEEPAARDAVSQYADDLGVPATDPVRFDADEILEGVL is encoded by the coding sequence ATGCAGGTCGCCATCCTCGCCCACGAGAAGTTCCCGGACCGCGCGAAGACCGCCGTCGGCGTGCTGCGCTACGGCGACTACGACGTGACGGCCGTGCTCGATCGCGATCGGGCCGGCGATCGCGTCGCCGAACACGTCCCCGACGTCCCCGACGCCCCCATCGTCGAGGGGATGGCGGACGTCGAGGAAGCCGACGCGCTGTTGATCGGGATCGCTCCCATCGGCGGCGGCCTCGACGAGAGCTGGCGCGCGGACGTCGAGAACGCCCTCTCGCGAGGCTGTGACGTCATCTCGGGGCTACACTACTTCCTCGAGGACGATCCCGAGTTCGTCGAACTCGCCGAGGAGAACGACTGCGAGCTGTGGGACGTCCGCAAGCCCGATGAGGACCTGGCGGTGAGCCGGGGCGTGGCGAGGGAGGTCGACGCCGAGGTCGTTCTGACGGTGGGGACCGACTGTTCGGTCGGGAAGATGACCGTCTCGTTCGAACTCCAGCGAGCCGCCGAGGAGCGCGGGATCGACTCGGCCGTGATCCCGACAGGCCAGACGGGAATCATGATCGAGGGCTGGGGCAACCCGATCGATCGCGTGATCAGCGACTTCACGGCTGGCGCGGTCGAGGAGATGATCGTCGAGAAGGGCGACGAACACGACTACCTGTTCGTCGAGGGTCAGGGGTCGATCGTCCACCCCGCCTACTCCGCCGTGACCTGCGGCATCCTCCACGGCGCGATGCCCGACTCGCTGGTGCTCTGTCACGCCGCGGGCCGCGAGGAGATCCACGGTTACGAGGAGTTCTCGATCCCGCCGATCGAGAGCTACGTCGACCTCTACGAGGGCCTGGCCGCACCGGTCAACGAGGCCGGCGTCGCGGCGGGCGCGCTGAACACGAGGGAGATCTACGAGGAGCCCGCTGCCCGCGACGCCGTCTCGCAGTACGCCGACGACCTGGGCGTGCCGGCGACCGACCCCGTCCGGTTCGACGCCGACGAGATCCTCGAGGGCGTGTTGTGA
- a CDS encoding dipeptide epimerase, which yields MTLETDFERVSLPLEFPFTIARGTTETAENVIVRVDDGEHVGIGGAAPSAHYGETVETVEAVLPSLLAVVEEVGDPHSLERIERRMRGTVERNPAARCAVSIALHDLVTKRLELPLYRYWGFDPERTLETSYTIGIADTEEMREKTATARERGYGTLKVKLGTERDEEIIEAVRAETPEATIRVDANEAWSPREAVGKIEALAEYGIEFVEQPVPAENPEGMRFVRERSALPIAADESCVTLADVPRVAEIADIANVKLMKCGSLREARRMLETARAHGLETMLGCMTESNASIAAACHLAPLLDYADLDGSLLLADDPYEGIAMPGGRIDLAERSRSGTGAHADG from the coding sequence GTGACGCTCGAGACGGACTTCGAGCGCGTCTCGCTTCCGCTCGAGTTCCCGTTCACCATCGCGCGCGGAACGACCGAGACCGCCGAGAACGTGATCGTCCGGGTCGACGACGGCGAGCACGTCGGGATCGGCGGGGCGGCACCCTCCGCACACTACGGCGAGACCGTCGAGACGGTCGAGGCGGTGCTCCCGTCGCTGCTCGCGGTGGTCGAGGAGGTCGGCGATCCCCATTCCTTAGAGCGGATCGAACGCCGGATGCGCGGGACGGTCGAGCGAAACCCCGCCGCGCGGTGTGCGGTCTCGATCGCGCTGCACGACCTCGTCACGAAACGCCTGGAGCTTCCGCTGTATCGCTACTGGGGGTTCGACCCCGAGCGGACGCTCGAGACGTCCTACACCATCGGGATCGCCGACACCGAGGAGATGCGCGAGAAGACCGCCACCGCGCGAGAGCGCGGCTACGGGACGCTGAAGGTGAAGCTGGGGACGGAGCGCGACGAGGAGATCATCGAGGCCGTCAGGGCGGAGACACCGGAGGCCACCATTAGGGTCGACGCGAACGAGGCCTGGAGCCCCCGCGAGGCGGTCGGGAAGATCGAAGCACTCGCGGAGTACGGAATCGAGTTCGTCGAACAGCCCGTTCCCGCGGAGAACCCCGAGGGGATGCGCTTCGTCCGCGAACGCTCGGCGCTGCCGATCGCCGCCGACGAGTCCTGCGTGACGCTCGCCGACGTCCCCCGAGTGGCCGAGATCGCCGACATCGCGAACGTGAAGCTGATGAAGTGTGGCTCGCTCCGCGAGGCTCGGCGGATGCTCGAGACCGCCCGCGCACACGGCCTCGAGACGATGCTCGGCTGCATGACCGAGTCGAACGCCTCGATCGCGGCGGCGTGCCATCTCGCGCCGCTGCTTGACTACGCGGACCTCGACGGCTCGTTGCTGCTCGCCGACGATCCCTACGAGGGAATCGCGATGCCCGGCGGCCGGATCGACCTCGCGGAGCGCTCACGATCAGGGACGGGCGCGCACGCGGATGGATAA